TCTCAGATCCAAAACTTCATAGATGGTAGAACTCTAAGAGTAGattacaacaacaatttttCCCCTGGCGGCTGTAACCGGGTAACCGGTTATTCGGTTCTAAAGTCTAAGTAAATAATCGTTAATAAAACCGGTTCTGATGAACGGATTACTGTGAAATATACATCTCTAGCAAGCTAATGATAACCCCTTTCAAATTATGCATAAATCGATCTATTCGATACATCCGTTCCGGATATACAGATGAAAACGTGTTTTTTGGAACcggtttttttacaaaacatctCAAAACTCAAAAACTACTCGATATAAAGGTGCTAGTTAACTGATTCCATTTTGTAGCTAACATTTTTACCTATCCGTCATAGTTAAATTTAGGCGGATATCACCACTAAAACCGTAGATATTAACCGGTTTATATTTATATCCggtttacaaagaaaatttaaaaatttttttgaaaaaattttttgccggCGGCGCTTTTAACAGTCAAATCGTTGTTACAACTGCTTCTTTCATTTAATTACTTCATAAAACCGAAGATTTTCGCCGATTTATTCATTTTAGGTTtgcaaagaaaatgaaaaattttcgcctGCGGCGCTTTGTACATCCAAATTGTAGTTAAAACCGGAAATATTTATTCATTTGCATCAATAGCCaggttaaaaaaatactttccgtcTGAGGCGGTTTTTACATATACATTCTTCTTACAACcaaatatataaaccgatttataTCCATATCCCTTAAACAACAAGTTCGCCCGCGGCGCTTTTtatatcgaattttttttagaaccgGATATATTAACAGATTTATATCCATATCCGGTTTAAAAaggtttttttcaaaaattcgcgtgtttttgtttttgcaaaatgtgaCTTTCCAAACAAACAATTCACTACAACCATGTTGCCATAACCGGTTTAAAACCACTTCTGTTTTATTCTACCCGAAAAAcaacttttaaataaaaattagtataatagtttactatgcaaAATTCCACATTTCACGGATACAATTAGATTCATTGGCGCATAACTCCGGTTCCGGTTCAGAGATATTTGCCTAAATGTAACTTTAGCGGATAAGTGGAAGTGTTGGCTACATTTCCAACCGGTTACTTAGTACCTTTACATCGAACACTTTTTGATTTATAGccagttttgtaaaaaagtcactaaatttaaatcgctttgcagaaaactaaaatctttagatgctactcttgcaaacattaagaagctggccaatgaaaaatgagtggcttatcgacaagaacaagtttccagaaacattacaagtgcaactaattaaaattgttaaaaacaacaaattgttgaaatcaacaacttctggatgaaagtgtgcatcacatcgtcagtttaattcatatgctattatcagttcaaaatggatattttgtgaattcgttctgctggaaatcaattctaacacgcagtccagtacgttcctaatttcaaattgcccgcatgttaataaattttaatgctgttttatgacaacaaaaggaaggaaaacgaattatcaatgaaaaaatgtgtttagccgctaattttcactaaagtgaaaactaaatcagtaaaaaaaaggcataaaattatacaaaattgttgcagatttcattataaattgatggggaatatcccaaagtaaatttgcacaaagtttgtattctttaaaatggattattaaagaaaagtaatcgtgaaaaaatgacgattttagcggctaaactcgatcttaatacccacctataatgtttaagatatttaaagttttgttgtttgttcttatttgttgatatgtttaataagattattatttatcaattggtattgtagtgtattattatatattttattttgatgaaaatgaataaattatacaaaattcatagaattttggctttgactttcaatttgaagtggggatatcattcatacaaatttaggttgatgttaattttgaatttgactcgcatcgaaaattgtttgacaaattattgagtagcgatgtatttcaatttgaagataacacttgagatattattgctaatgtgttgaatttcactgttgagggtaatgtctttttttgttgagaacgcgattttctcaacaatttctgaacttgaatattaccctttgaaaaaatgtttgaaaaattgttgaaatttagcatttttcaaacgtttgtgtttattgggtgatAGCTTTACCTTTTTAGTGATGTACATATAAAAGTAATCGGTTCAGTAGAACcgattttattaacgaatatttacaTATACTTTAGGCTCGAATAACCGGTTATCCGGTTACGACCGCAAACCGGTTACTTGCTATTTCGACATCAAATTTAATTCTCTATCGacccaaaaaaccaaaaaaaatttttgagtggTATAGCTAGAGTTGCTCCCATTGGTATTTAGTTTTGGAATACAGAAAgaagaaataaataatgaataagtgatatatttatatatatttgtattttgAGTAATCTTTATTTTCTACGGAATATGGATGACCTGGACGAACAATTGAAACAgttaaatttgataaatgggCGCTTGTCTCTATCTGTTTCTAATAAGGAAGATCCACTTCAGAGCCATCATGTTGGTGGAGTCGCCAAATTGGTCAATAACATCGAAGAGAGAAGTAATCCGCAATATAGCTTCACTTCCAATAAAAAGGTGGGGCCCCCTATGGTTCCACCTAAACCTCATAAAAAGGCACAGCATTTTTCGGAGAGTCTAGACAATGGAGTTTATGAATCTACGTCTGTTGCCGAAGGTTTTCCAAAACCCCTATTGCTTCGAAAGCAATCGTCTACATCATCCACAATGGGGGGAACAGGCATTTCACCTCTTATTGCATCGTCTAAAGTAACATTAGATAATCCTGCAATTTTGGAACAACAATTGGAAGCTTTGGAGCACCATAAGAAGCAACTAGAAAAACGCGGCAAAATCAGCAGCCAAAATGATACGAGTACGTTGACAAAATCGAAACTGTCAACTATACCTAAGCTATCATCAACGTCATTGCTGACAGATGTAGATATTAAACCACAACTTTCTTTGGATAGCTCATGTGCTACTTATGCAAACATGAGACGCTCCCCATCATTAACCTCACCAGTTATGGGTGGCAATCCAAACAGAAATAATGTGTACGGCAACATgaataatatatataccaaTATACAGCCTATAAATCCACCACAGTCAGACTTGGGTGATGGAAGCATTTACTACGCACACAATATGGCTATGCTCCCAGAAGACGAGATTCCTCCACCGCCTAGCCCGGTGAGCTCCTCGTACAGTGAATTAAGGCGAGCCACCGAGGTATTCAAAACAAATAGTACACCAAATAAACCAATAACAACTTCAAATGATCAAATGGGTGTTGCCAAACCCATAAGTGGTTATGGTTTGCCACTGGACCATAAAGGACTTGTATCAGCAAATGACTCCCGGCATATGTACATGAATAAGCCGTACGTTGCAAACACTGCATATAACAACTACAATAATATGCAGGCGGCGAACACGAACGTTAATTCCGACTTTTATGGCTATGGAGGATTTTCTCAGGCTTCATCTACATACGAATCTATATATGAACCAATTAATCCAAGACCACCAAGTCAAATGTCCAATCATTCCAACAATACCATGTATCCGACGAGCCTTAAGGGCAGCATGAGTACCATACCGTGTGGAGGTATGTTAAGCAATACCAATAGCGACAACTTAAGTAGCGATATTGATTCTAGCGCACATATTTATCCAAAGAATACCCGAGACAGTGCTAGTGGAATTTTAAATAGCGCACCAAGCACACGTAAGGAAGATGAAGTAGAAACTCTTACAGATTACTTAGTGCAATCTATGGGATCTACCCAGGATTTGGAAAATTATGGCACTTGTTTTAAATGTAACGAAAGAGTTGTAGGCGAGAATTCTGGATGCACTGCAATGGATCAAATTTATCACATAGCATGCTTCACATGCTCCCAATGTGCTTTAAATTTGCAAGGCAAACCCTTCTATACTTTAGATGGAAAACCGTACTGTGAATATGATTACCTACAAACTCTTGAGAAGTGTTCTGTATGTATGAATCCTATATTAGAGCGTATTCTACGCGCCACTGGAAAACCATACCATCCACAATGTTTTACATGTGTTGTCTGCAAAAAAAGTCTGGATGGCATACCATTTACTGTCGACGCTACAAATCAAAATTATTGTATAGaggatttccataagaaattcgcTCCATGCTGTTGTGTATGCAAGGAACCTATTATGCCCGAACTGGGAGAAACTGAAACTGTTCGTGTTGTGGCTCTAGACAGAAGTTTCCATTTCGAATGCTATAAATGCGAGGATTGTGGTCTATTATTGTCGTCGGAAGCTGAAGGCCGTGGCTGCTATCCTTTGGACGATCATGTTCTGTGTAAGAGTTGTAATGCGCGGCGTGTACAAATGCTTACAAACTGCATAGCAAACACTACGGAACTTTGAAGAGATAATACCATAATGAACTaaatacattttatatatatgaaaatgCCGACATTCCAAACGATATTGATATAGAACAGCTTAAAGCATTTATAACAACTGCCAAGTTATATATTCGGGTGACATAAATACTTTAGTCCtaaacaattattaaacaagAAACTCTATGTCCACTTGCTTATATAAAATATCGCAAATATCTGAATAACAAAGAGGTGGTTTTGCCTCACACATACATGTTTTTTACTTTATTCTTGTTTTCTTTGCTATTTTTTCttactatttttaattattgttttgAGAGCAAATCACATTTTTTACATACCTTAAAATCTTCATTTCATTCTTGTATTATTTGGTATATAAGATAATTTACTGTGGCGTGGTTAAAACAACACGTTCGTCTACATTTTAATGTACTTTATATATGAACAAAAACGCAAAaggatgaaattttctggaaaatacGACCTCTTGCTATTTGTCTCCAAATAATATCATTCCGGTGTTTTATTACACATTATAGAACATTTCCCATGTCGCTTCCCgacaattttaaaatatgaaaggAGGCTAAAATTTTGCTGGAGGTGGCCTAATGTTAATGTTTATGTCATTGCTAAAAATCGCTTCCAGTGTGTATTTATTACCTTCTTCAGTTATCCTTGATTTTTGAAACATAAATTATTAAACTACTCACTTGGGATTATCTGTAGTACACTATGTTGTTTGAATGACCTAGAATTGACCACGTTTTTCTTTGCTACTCCTTCGAAGAGCTCTTGAGTATTCAATGATTACGGAGCCCCATTTTATTAAAGCTCTTCAGTTATTTCTTTTACATCCGTACAGATTTCGTTAGATTCATAAAGGTGTTTCATAAGTTACGATccattcacaaaatttattattgagTTATTTTCAATGATTTAagcagcacaaaaaaaaaactacatacaTATTAGTAAACATATATGTACTACTTACATTCCATATAATATAGGTACGAGTATACACATAAATAAAACTAgatatatattgaaatattggtgtACAACTTAATTAGGTCCGTTCTCATACAAATGATTGATGAGTTATTATTCTTAGATGATAAGTGAAGTGTACTACTGTTTGTTTCAATTATTCATGTcacatattttgtatatttgaaCTGATTTAGCTTACTATGCACTTCtaatatattgttttgttgAAACCCCCGAACATAGTGTCCATCTTAAAGCCAAAATTGATAAAGGGATATCAATACTAATATTGTACTATAGATCAGAACGCATATGACTGTATATGAAGAACAAAACTaaaatatgcatttaaaaaatcaatgcGTTTTCAGCAAGAAAACGGCCCAATTAAGTTGTAACTCAATATGTTATATGCTTTTCTTAGGGTATGATCACACTAAGCAAATAtatgagtgtcaaacttttttataggacACTTTCTATGATGTTATATGTCCATTaactaaaaatgtttgttgGTTTGACTGTGGCGATGAATTCTCTATTGTATTCTgttaaatatttgcccagtgtgactatACCGTTACTATCATGCATACTTACATTTGCAGCGTCATTTTACATTTTATCGCATAATGTTTACAGAACTATGAAAAATATGTGTCATCCTAGTAAATGTTTTACAATGTGTACTTtactaataaattttttccattgaatACCAAATATATATGTAAAACGTACAATATTCTctctttctgaaaaatgttggtcTTCACTTTCGGCACTGTTTTCAAAAAGGGAGCAATTGAATGTCGTGATCGTGTTTAGTGATTGCTAGATATATTGATTTGTTAGCAGACTTTCTTCACTGATACAAATGTAACCCCGTAAAAAAAAGATCTGTTACTTGTAcaggaaatgaaaaaaaaaatcagaggaAAACTACGATTTTGGTGCCAAGTGTGATTCTCACAAGAGGATTTGATTGTTTCTCTTCCTCTTCATCGTTACAGCTCATGTAACAGTCATTGTATTTCAACCCATTctgtttatgaaaattctctcaGACATGGATCGGTCGGCACTGATATCAGGAATGATAactcatattttaataaaattaataaatctaATGAACGCATCAAATTAAGATTTGGCCACGTTTTTGGTGTCTTCACCAAAGTtttgatttgtaatttttttaatcaaggaatGATTCACCATATAGTCGCCAGTTAAGGTTTTATTTCCCTTTACTGTGTTATTCTAAAGGAAGCAAGCTTATCTAGTTGATGCTATTCTATCATACTCACGAACTGACACATGCATGGCATTTTTTATCACACACTGATTGTTGAAGAACAGCAGTTGGTGTTTGctattaattataattatggGCTCTTTCTATGATTGTTGGAATGACAATGAGTAGTAGAATGACAAAAACTACAACAGAGATTGGAATACGATTATTCTTCAAAAACGTACTAAATAAAATCCTTTCTCAAACACTTGTGTTTGCTGGTAAGCACAGTGTTTCCTCAAAAATACAAGATTTCTCAGTGGAAACTTTATGCTAAATTCATATTAAGTTCCAAGttatgacattttttttgctgttgaTGTACTGAATAAGAAACAATCATTTCAATAGTATAAGAAATGTTTAATAATCATTTGTTTGTAGATTACAATTTATAATAGGCAAGAAGTTATATAACTATAAATGGTTACACTTTGGAAAACTATTGTCTATTGATTtagtaaataaatgtttgtacaTACTTAAATACTTAACAAATATGGAACACTTACAAATATATTTTGAGTTAAAAGTAATGCACATATCTCGGTTAGGTTAGTTTTAATGGCAGACCCGTATTTCAGGTTCACTCCATTggaataccacagtggtgaacttccctcttatcactgagtgctgcccaatgcaCATGTCCAACAAACTTTCATTTCGAAGTTGAACTTGGTGCTTCATATTCTTCGCAATTGCCAGCTGATAGCCCAACTTTTTCCATAAGTTCTGTAAGTTTTTGCGCTTTGCGATCTTCATTGTGAGCAATTACAGTACAGAGGTGTTCAGTTAAAAGTTCCTTTTTCTCGGCAGCGTTATGTAGCTCTATTTTGGCTTTCAGAAATTGGGCttctatttttaaataatttttcctgTTTTATTATAGAATGTATAATTGTTGTATAAAAGCTGAATGAATCAATAACTCGAATTCGTTAGCTACTTACTCTATATTAGCAAAGTGTATGCAGGCACTTTCGATTTGTttcctcaatactgctacatctACAGCTAAGTCATTGTCCAATTTAGAAAGTTCAGCTTTGATTTCTTCAATTTTCCGTGCTTCCGCAGCTGTTTTTTGTGAACTAAAAGATATTTAGTTTACTTaataattttgagattttctgaTGGACCCCAAAAATTTAGATACTCCTCGTGTATTTCCATTTAAATCCTATTTCAAGGTTGAATAGAGTATcccatttgaaatattttgtatatgctTTTAAATTATCTCTAAagtttatgaaataaataaataatggtaatacctattttagaaaaattaaactGACACTTTTGACCACATTAAATTTAGAATAGTGGTTATTAAAAAGGGGTATTTATACTTTTATACGTGCATATGGAAAAAAGTAGAAAACAATCATAGAAATCTATAGATTGTCATATATATTGGCAAGTttctatggactgaatagaatATTAGGGAATAATAGAATAATATTAATGTGTTGGTTATCAGAGTAAATACTATTTGGAAAATAGTAAAAaactaaactaatatttcactttcgacataaaattctgatacttcaaagtcaatttttctatttttgctgTAATAGCTCTTTTTCCATCAACTTCAAATCAGTGGACTTTAACAGAGGTTACCAAAAACGAAGATCCTGGGCAACTTAAAACGTTGACGCTGGCCAGCAAAAAATGCCATCATTAGATTTGGGttgaattgaaaaaacattgaaCCCCGATTCCGACGAAAAAAGTTCGACTTCTGACTTTTTGATACTATTTAGTATCCATAGTCAAGCTATTGTCATACACGTGTTAGTAAAAGTACATGTATATACATTTTATCTAAAGTAATAGCAAACTTTTTACGCAAATATCCAAAAAATATCAGATAAGTATCTAATGGAAGATGAAGTGGACTGCGAAAAtaggaataaataattttcttttgccTTGAATATGAATGGAAACATATTTAAACATAAACTATGAACAATTTTGCGCCATATGGATGTAGGAACAAAATGGAAAGTGGGACAAGTGGCCTCTTTCAGAGCAAATCGTCGAGAGACCACTAAACGGTATTAAACCTCGAAGCTTAATATAAACGTTGTGAAGATCGATTTACATATATCACAAGAATAGCTGACTACTCACTGTTGTTCAATGACCTTGTACAGCAGGTCTTTCTTCTGACGATTTTGTTCCTCGATCATTTTTCGATGAGTTTCAAAATCTTTTAAGGAGATTCCTTTGAATGGAGACTGCGCTTCCAGTGTACTTGGTGGGACATAAGGTGTAGTTTTATTGCTCACACATGAAGATAAAATAGATGAGTCGTCATCATCTAGACCACTGGAAGAAGTGGAAGATATGCGGCTTtcgttttccaaattcaacTTTAAAATAGAGGAATCATTTGACGATCGTTGTAGATTTGTACCTCGGGGTGTATCGCTAGATTTCTGGCGCGATGTAATAGGTGATTTGGAAGGGATAGGCATAGTTGTTGGTGCTTTTTCTATTGAATTCGGTTGAGATGTTTTTTTCTGAGTTTGAAAGAATAAAGCTTCTTCTATTGATTTTGACATACTGCCATCCAGATCTATATCTTCCATTGAATCATTTGTCtccattttttgcaatttatcCGAAGTTACCCTTTTATTCGATATAACGTTAGATTGAGCTTTCGACTGACTGACCGTTCGTTGGTTCTCGCATTTATCTGGCATGCGTCTGATGCCACCGTGTCCACGCAATGTTGCTGGTTTCACTGAAATGCAGAAatgttaataaataatattgaatATCAAATGTATTATTTCAACACTATTAAAGACTATTTAAGACTACTACTGTTTGTTTGACAACCGAAGCTTTTGGCTGTTTGGAATATTAAGTCAGTCTCCAAATCATGTTCTTAAAAAGTTTGGAAATTAATATAGCATACTATGCATATCAAATGTATTCTTTCAAAACTATTGGAGACTATTTAAGACTACTACTGATTGTTTGACAACCGAAGCTTTTGAATGTTTGGAATATTAAGTcagtctcaaaattatattcttaaAAAGTTTGTAAATGCTATCATAGCGCAGAACTATGTAAGATCTTATGTATTCTATACTCACTATTGTTTTCGATTAGATTTTTCTTTGTAACCTTTTGACCGGAAACTCGATTTATTTCATCCTGACTGAAACCATTAAATTTGTCGgtcattttataaaatcacaaaTAATCCGACAACTTTTTAGATGCTAAATACTCAAATAAACAAATTGTGATCGAGGCAAGTCTACAAAGAGAGCGACTTCTTATTTTAGTTGTCAAATGCCTACATCATCAAATGGTATCATCGTACAAATTATGTTTGCAGGGATCACTAGCATATTATAAATGTTATGTACCGTGCACACTATACATTACTCGTTATAAAATCTCGCTATCCAATAATTTGATGCGCCTTGCAGACTACAAGTTTgtccggacgacagtggtcgtgtcgaacatatcccatatattggcctcattataagttaagtccgaaggcataatcgatactgctgcatcattttgtctgtacagaatacgcatttttaaaatgtttccaGCACTTAAAaacatgctatcatttcagcggacaAAATAGAATTCAGAagcaacagggcaatcgcagcactctcgtttgtcggtagtgctgaaaatgcccgcaatttgcctctatgcgtagcACTATTTTCACAAGAGAATTCGAAGCTCTTCGCACTTTTGCCCGTCCCATATATTGTACACAgtgtaagttaagtccgaaggcataatcgatactgctgcatgtttatgagatcgataacacatttaccgattatttagtaatcgccgacaagtcgtatcgatccgacacactttaagattctttacaaacatcgacattccgtccggaataactgatagtctgtaaagcgcattacagaaattccgtccggaaaaacttatagtctgtaagaCGCATGAGTCAAATCCCAAATGTTGTCCAAACTAAAAATTGTGGCCGAGAACACTAATTTATGTGATTAATGACACATTTGCCGAAACAAATatgcatttttgtttaaatacttTTCAAAGCATACTGTCTCGATCGTGGATACAAACACTGGCTTGTCTTCTCTTAGAACTGGATACCCAAGCCGTGACGGACTAAAAGAAATCAggttaatcatttttttaatgtatggaATGTTAAAATAGTATATTGTTTATGACACTTTCAACAAATTAATCACAATAAATTACTACTGTGATTCGAGGAAACGTTATTTTATCAATACAAAATCTGTTAACACGGAAGCgatttgcactgatgagatattCTGGATAGAATACAGTGCAATGGTGTTCTCATAAAAATGTTGCATCGAGTTCTATTAGAAAACAGGTCATAACctcttttgggaaaattttataaaaaacttgatggggaatggtccaaatcaaaaatgttctaatccgttaaatgaattattaaagaatagTACTCttgaaaaattgctattttagcGCGATATTGCGAACTTTATGATGAAACCCATAAGTATATTGAAATCAATAAAATGTGTCTAAACGACCCATTAATTGGCGTTGAAATGAGTATCAAGGCTAGTCCCACTGTTTTAGTTACACtccaatcagctgtttttgACAACCAACAGAGCAAATaaattatagcaataaaattttaaattttaatttacataaaaaattacaGTACTCATTTGTGGGAATAATAAAACTGtaagtaatattttaattttacaatgccCTGTAACTCCTTATGTACGGTAAACTATGCGTCGCAAACATATGACGGCATCTCATGGGCTGTCACCCAAAGAGAAAGAGAATAACGCAATCATTCGTCAATATCAAAAAAGTAAAGACATTCGTGTGAAGTGCTTGAGCAATTATGTACGTGCGTTCGCTGTCCGTCGTATGTACAAtgtataatattttgtgaaaagccGGAAATAATTTAATTCTGGGATGAAGA
This is a stretch of genomic DNA from Haematobia irritans isolate KBUSLIRL chromosome 4, ASM5000362v1, whole genome shotgun sequence. It encodes these proteins:
- the Zyx gene encoding lipoma-preferred partner zyxin yields the protein MDDLDEQLKQLNLINGRLSLSVSNKEDPLQSHHVGGVAKLVNNIEERSNPQYSFTSNKKVGPPMVPPKPHKKAQHFSESLDNGVYESTSVAEGFPKPLLLRKQSSTSSTMGGTGISPLIASSKVTLDNPAILEQQLEALEHHKKQLEKRGKISSQNDTSTLTKSKLSTIPKLSSTSLLTDVDIKPQLSLDSSCATYANMRRSPSLTSPVMGGNPNRNNVYGNMNNIYTNIQPINPPQSDLGDGSIYYAHNMAMLPEDEIPPPPSPVSSSYSELRRATEVFKTNSTPNKPITTSNDQMGVAKPISGYGLPLDHKGLVSANDSRHMYMNKPYVANTAYNNYNNMQAANTNVNSDFYGYGGFSQASSTYESIYEPINPRPPSQMSNHSNNTMYPTSLKGSMSTIPCGGMLSNTNSDNLSSDIDSSAHIYPKNTRDSASGILNSAPSTRKEDEVETLTDYLVQSMGSTQDLENYGTCFKCNERVVGENSGCTAMDQIYHIACFTCSQCALNLQGKPFYTLDGKPYCEYDYLQTLEKCSVCMNPILERILRATGKPYHPQCFTCVVCKKSLDGIPFTVDATNQNYCIEDFHKKFAPCCCVCKEPIMPELGETETVRVVALDRSFHFECYKCEDCGLLLSSEAEGRGCYPLDDHVLCKSCNARRVQMLTNCIANTTEL
- the Gorab gene encoding golgin, RAB6 interacting, which codes for MTDKFNGFSQDEINRVSGQKVTKKNLIENNMKPATLRGHGGIRRMPDKCENQRTVSQSKAQSNVISNKRVTSDKLQKMETNDSMEDIDLDGSMSKSIEEALFFQTQKKTSQPNSIEKAPTTMPIPSKSPITSRQKSSDTPRGTNLQRSSNDSSILKLNLENESRISSTSSSGLDDDDSSILSSCVSNKTTPYVPPSTLEAQSPFKGISLKDFETHRKMIEEQNRQKKDLLYKVIEQHSQKTAAEARKIEEIKAELSKLDNDLAVDVAVLRKQIESACIHFANIEKNYLKIEAQFLKAKIELHNAAEKKELLTEHLCTVIAHNEDRKAQKLTELMEKVGLSAGNCEEYEAPSSTSK